The genomic stretch cttggtcatcaatctaatatatcttatttgagAGTATTTGATTATGTTATATACGTCTTTATTATGTCTTCTCAATACAAAAAATAAGACCCTTAtgtcatttgaaaatttatgttagATACAATTCACCATCTATTATTGGATATCTAAAACTATTAATAAGTGATCTTTTTACTACATGTTTTGTAGACTATCACTTTGATTAGACAATATTCTCAActttaagagaaaagaaaatgtctcataaagttaggcatgaactcaCTTAGCACTTActtaccatgtctcatttagattcTTGCACATCTAAAAGTGAAATTATATTGTAGAGGACAATGTATTTACAAATATTCCTAATCAAATgtttgatgcatttgtagatataagaaagtgacaagatcacatgtaccaACTGTCAATACACCAGtaataattaatgtaattgtTGAACAATCTATTCAAGGTATGACTGATCATTCTATTACGCATTGAAGCATGTTAGACTCATAGGATTGAAAGACATTGTTcttcaaaaaagaaagacaaaaaaacaaatagatgTCAACCATGATAATtctaaaatgattgaaaaattcaaatttgctaATATTTCTCTAGAAGAGATTATGATCCCTAAAGAGACCAAAGATTTTGAAGTGGAATGAACTcctcaaaaagaagaaaatgagaatatagaaacatttataaattatgcttatatatAAGTGATGTGAAATTATGAAACggttaacattgatgatatattcttatTCTCAATACctactgaaattatgaattatgatgattttgaaccacataCTGTGGACAaatgcaaacaaagacatgattaatctaaataggaaaaaacaattcaaacagaattagccTCTTTAGTAAAATATCAAGTATTTGGACTTGTAGTCTAAACACCTAAAAACGTTCAACTTATTGGATATAattgggtatttgtgagaaaatgaaattactaaATACAAAGCAAAGCTTGTGGTTTAAGGCTTTTTCCAAAAGTCAggtataaactttgataaaacataCACACATTGATGGATCTAATCACATTAAGATATTTGATCAGTTTAACAATCTATAATAGACTAGATATGCATATAATAAAAGTTAtgtataaactttgataaaacatatacactagtgatggatataatcacattaagatatttaatcaatataacaGTCTCTGATGGACTagatatgcatttaatatatgtAGTTATTGCTTGTATGAAAACTTGGATACTAAAAACTATATGAAACTTTCTAAAGGATTTAAATTGCATAAAACGAAAAAGGTTGATCTAGGAGGCAAGTACTCAATCAATTTACAAAAATCATTATACGGGTTAAAACAATCCTAAAGAATATGGTAATAATCATCTcagtaaatatttgaaaaataagagtTATGTGAATAACTCTATATGACCATGTGTCTTCATAAAAAGGTAAGAATTGGGATTACTattataacagtttatgttgatatgaatttaattgggacttctaaaaaattgttgattacttgaaaaaagaatttaagataAAGGATTTAGGaaagacaaaatattgtctcgacTTATAGATCAAGcataattcaaatagaatatttatctattaatcaatatatattaaaaattactaaaatactttaatatggataaagttTATCTTTTGAGTACCCTAATGGGCTTTCGATTTCTTAACTTGAAAAAGGATCcatttcatcctaaagaagaGGATGAAAAGATACTCGATCTGAAAGTACCACATCTTAATATCATTGGtgtcttattatatttagtcCAATACACTAAAACAGATATATCATTCGTAGTGAATTTATTGGCCTAATTTAGCTTTGCATCAACCTGTTATCACTAGAATGGAATCAAGTATATGCTTCATTACTTATGTGAAACtagagatttgaaattattatattttgtcaaattccttaaaaatcctagttttgTTAGATATACAGATGTCGGTTATCTTTTTTATCCTTATAAGGGTCGCTCACAAACgggatatatttttacttatgatgacaaaacaatatcatgACACTCCACCAAACTTACTTTAGGTGTAACATCTTCAAATCATTGGGAGATTTTGGTTCTCCACAAAGCCAACCGAAAATGCATATAATTGCTATTTGTTATCCATCACATCTAAAATATATGTAGTTTTTCTTCTACAATAAacactttttttatattatataaagacaaTGCAGTGTATATTGCATAAGCTAGAGGTGGATACATTAAATGagtcaaaatcaaacatatttcattgaagttcttttacacttatAAACTCTAGTAAAACcgaaagattgatgtcaaacaaatacaatCAAATGATAATATTACAAACTTATTTACCAAGACACTACCAACattaacatttgaaaagtttatgTATAACATCAGTATACGACAATATAACATTGGTATGCGACAGTTTAACAAGCAACTAAGTTAATCCTATTACAAAGAGAGAAAACATTCATCAAGGAGAGCAATAACACATTGGATAAAATGtgcattatattttttttccttgacTAAGTTTTcctaataagatttttaatgagaTAATTTAAGTTTGTCTGACTCTATTTtacaagatattaaataattacgtttctttattttagtttttatttttctaagttttttcttttaacaatgttaatataattatttatacatagtAAAAATCTAAGAGAGAATGTTATGTATACGATGGCTTCCCACCATGAGAACATATTTAATTCTTGGAGGGGGTATGGGATTTGAGGATTTATTATTGAGTTGCTAATTATGACTCTCATAAATTACATTTATCACTTTGGGTGATCTTTTATCACTTGATTGCCTATAAATATCCCTTCTTTTTTACCATCGGTAAGAGATTCACTTAAAAACTTTACAAACATGTTTCCCAATTTAACTCACCATTCTTCTGCTcacatttcttttattaattccTCTTCTCCTCATGTTTCTTTCTATAAACTCTTTtgctcatatttttttatcatgtttgTAATAGTCTTCTACTAGTTTCAgaccattttttaataatttgttggAAATTACAATAGTCCCCCCAagacaaaaaatttcatataccctttatttgattaaaaaaatttgtataccTTTATATTTGGACAATCGTTTAGTccaaaaaagttttataaatttataatagcCCCTCTTGACAAAAAACATCATATAACCCTATTGAATAAAAAGTGACGTATAGTCCCTTCTTGAcgattttttaaactaaaaaaagttGCTCAAACTAACCTTAACACTAGTTTTggacaacttttttttctttaattaagtTATCCATAGAGGGTATAAAAATTAGGGGAGAAAGTTCAAGATTtcttatatgttttaaattcataaacttGCTAAACATTAAGAAAAGTTATATCTCATTTTGTTCGAATCCACAAACATTCTTATAGTTTGCTCTGTATTTCATACGTTTTTGTGTGATAAAGAATAACAAACTATTACTTAAGAGGAATCATCATTTGGGTGAGTAGAAACTTTCAATTCCAAAagaatcaaaaaaattaaaaaaaaaaaaaaacccaacaacaaaaaagaaatcttgcgtacatatatttaatttcaaaacaatcgctaaagacaaaagaaaaaatcctCACATAAATATCCCTTCATAAAATTTGTTGAAGCTATCAAATGGAGGTAAAATGGACATATGAAATTTGAGTACAAACATAGAGATAAGTGAAGAtgacaataatttatacaattctaattttttttttttaagtagaaTGCTTGATTTGGTATCTTCCATAGAAAACAGTGATAGTTTAATCTTTTAACAGTAAAATCAAAAAagttaatcatattaaaaataaaatcagaaaGTTTAACCTcttcaatgaaaaatataaaatttaaatttatagtgtCTTTATTTATTTCGTTCGTGGCAGTATACATTGGGATTTTGTAAGTAAATTCTAGTGTGATTAACCCTGTGTACTATGCATTCTTTCAGGCTTGTTACGAGGCCAACTTCCCATATAGAGCACCAGGAAACCGGTGGACTGAGGAGCTACCAATCTTAGACATTGAAATGTTTGGTAGAATCTTGACCGCCATGAAGAAACGAGGCGCCAAATCCGTAGCTCTCTGCAGCGCCATAATCACATACGCTGAAAGATCACTTCGAGATCTCGTCAGAGATCACTCTGCCAAACTGTTAGATTCAGTTGATTCTCAACTCAGAATCCAACAACGTGATCTTCTTCAATCCATTGTCTCCCTTATGCCCTCTGAAAAAGCCGCTTTCCCCATTAACTTCCTCTGCTGCCTTCTCCGCTCGGCAATCTTCCTTAAAGCTTCAAACTCCTGCAAGAACGAGCTCGAAAAAAGGATCTCATCAATACTTGAACATGTGAATGTGGACGATCTTCTTGTTCTTTCTTTCACATATGATGGTGAAGGGCTGTTTGATTTAGAAAGCGTAAGGCGGATCATAAGTTCGTTTGTGGAGAAGGAGAAGAGTATGGCGGTTTTCAGCGGTGGAAAATTCAAAGATGCTTGTTCAGCGGCGATGCATAGAGTTGCTAAGACTGTGGATGTATATCTTGGGGAAATTGCAACATCTTCTGAACTCAGTATGTCGAAATTCAATGGGATTGCTAATCTTGTTCCCAAAGGTTCACGAAAGGTTGAAGATAATCTCTATCGTGCCATTGACATCTATCTGAAGGCGCATCCGAATCTTGACGAGATAGAGCGAGAGAAAGTGTGCGGATCAATGGATCCTTTAAAACTTTCATATGAAGCTCGAGTACATGCATCACAGAATAAAAGATTGCCGGTGCAGATTGTTTTGCATGCTTTATATTATGATCAGCTGAAGCTAAGAAGTGGGGCGGATGAGCGAAGCAAGCCGGATGCTGCTACAGCAAGAAACCAATTGCAGGCAGATGTTTCACTgattaaagaaaatgaagcttTGAGATCAGAGCTGTTGCAGATGAAGCTTTACATAACAGATATGCAGAAGAGTCAAGGGACAAGTTCTAGCAATAGCAAAGCTGGCCAAAGAAAGAATACATTTTTCTCTTCGATGTCCAAGACTCTTGGTAAGTTGAATCCCTTCAAACACGGATCTAAAGACACTTCAAATATTGAGGATAATAGTGGTGTGGATATTACCAAGCCTAGGAAGAGAAGGTTTTCCAtttcttaatttgtttttatatatcattCTGTGTGATATATTACTATGTATTTTAAGTCCCCTTCAGGCTTGTTGGGGGAAGATTTATGTTGTTTTCTGATTATATTTGGTTATTTGGGTGGTTTATTTATGTTGTATTGTGATTTATCCCCTTTAGTTccttataaaaataatgaaaattcctaaaacaatttaaacaaaCCCCTATTAATGTGAAGGCATTTTATAGTTTTGTTAAATCACCAGAATATTTTTAGCTATTACTGAATACTGGCCAACTTAacccataaaaaaaatacatactAGGGTTGcaaattcaaaatgaatttGATATAGATATAAAGCGAATGGTTAACTGTTTGAATTTACCAAGTTTGAATAATAATCAAGTTTCAAATTATTAACCGCCCAAGAATTGTACAAGAATAGTATAACATCATGATGTACAGAGAATTAACACAGCAATATATTCGATTCGAGTCCCcagattagaaccctacatccaaggtagAGGAATCCTTTAATAAAATCCATTATAAATCGAAAAGTACACTTACAAAACCTGACTCTTTGATTCAACCAAATAGACCACAATCACCTCCAAAACCGAGAATCACTACAAGCATAACGCTGACTCGACGACAGGAAGGCCAAACCAAAAGAGAAACAAGTGGATTTCTCTTAAGATTCAAAACCCTAACTCAGAGAATACAAAAAGCCCAAGAGAACTCAAGACCAAAAACCTCATGCGTTAAAAACTACCCATTAGGTAACAACCTAGTCGAGTAAAGACCAAACAACCCCTTATtaataactaaagacaaaacTCTGCCCCAACTTATTCTTCTAATTGCAAGATTGCCAAACTAAAATAACTAAGGACTCCCTTGCAAACATCACAACACACTTAAACTGGACAAATTTTGAGTAAGCCTAAAGCATCTCTAAACTTACTCATTAGCATAGGTTTAGTTAAGATGTCAGTTAGATTGACATCAGTTAAGATTTTCTTCACACTAACTTGATCAACAACCAACACATTTCTGATGAAATGTAGCCTTACATCGATGTGTTTAGTCCTCTGATGAAATGCATAATTTCTAGACAGATTGATAGCATTCTGTGAATCACTGAAGATCTCTGTAACACCAACATTTAGTCCTAACTTAGAAGTAATTCCCTTTAGCTACAATGCTTCCTTAATAACTTCATTCAATGCTATGTATTCAGCCGCAGTTGTCGAAGTGTTACAATGTGTTATAAATTACACTTCCAGCTCACAATATTCCTACCAAAGGTGAACACATAACCACTGAGGGATCTCCTTTTATTAAAGTCAGCTGCAAAATCTAAATCACAAAATCTTTCAACAAAAAACATATTCGTAGCATCAACAGTATAAGACAAGTTATAATCAGATATaccctttaaatatttaaataactattttattgcATTTCAATGTTCTTTACACGGATTACTCATAAACCTACTAACAAGAATAATTGCATATGTTATGTCTAGTCTAATAcctatcattgcatacattagGCTCCCTACCATATTAGAATATGTTATATTCTTCATGAAATTAGATTCATCAGAAGATAATAATCTAacatatttcaatttaaaataaggaCCCATAGGAACATTCACACATTTTGCattgatcatatgatataacTTAAGTACTTTCTAATATAAGTAGATAGAGATAAGTCAAACATTGTTTCAATCTATTCCTGCTTATATCCATACTTAGTATTCTCTTTGTACGACCCAAtttcttcatctcaaattttgaattcatcatatatttcaaatcaaataaagcaCCCATATTCTTAGAAGCTATTAACATGCCATCCACATAAATCAGTAAGTATACAAAActgtcattttcaatttttttaaaataaacataatgatGATAACTGCATCTAGAAAATCTAATTAATAGAGCAAAGATATCAAGTCGTTTGTACCATTGTCTAGAAGACTGTTTAAAACCATACAAAGATTTATGAAGTAAACAAACCTCATTCTTATTACCAGATTTCACAAACTCCTCAAGTTGTTCCATGAATATTTgttcttctaattttccatGCAGAAAGGCAATAGTAACATCCATTtgttctaattctaaatcaaaaaGAACAACAATAGACAACATTAGTCTAATCAAAGTATGCTTTATAATAGGAGAGAATATCTCATTATAATTAATGTCTTCTCTTTGTGAGAAACCTTATGCAACAACTCTTGTTTTAGACCTTGCTTACTCAATGCCAAGTATACaaggttttcttttgaaaacctattttcATCCAATTACCTTTTGACTTTTAGGTCTATCAACAAGTGACCATGTATGATTTTTATGTAGAGAAGCCATCTAATTCTCCATGGCTTTCATCCAATCATTTTTGTATTGACTTCTACATGTTTGCTTGAAATTAATAGGTTCATCCATTTTATTAAATCACCTATCAAAAATGCATATGAAATAAGATCTgcatttgtatacttaaaaggTAATCTAATTTCCCTTCTAACCTTATCTCTAGCAAGCTGATAATTAGACAAATTACGACCATTATTAGATTAAAGACTTTCTTCTTGACTTTGTAGTTGTGGTTGTTGATTCGAGCCTAAGATTTTGTACTTTGGAGTATGAATTGAATACAAACCCAATTCAAGTCTACCATTTGACTCTTTAGTCTAACTTTGAAAACTAGATTGCAGTGTCTCTACCTCAATTTGAATATACCCTGATTGATTATTAGTAAACAAGtctttataaaactttaattaattaaagactATATCTCTATTTATAACACATTTCTTATTATCAATCAATCacaatttatatctttttgtGTCTATAggataacccaaaaaaatagcCTTTAAAGCCCTAGGATTTAATTTCCCCTGATAACATGAACATATATAAGACATCTGAAAGGTCTCAAATGACTTAACGATGGTGGATTTTTATTCTAAAGTTCCATaggtgttttaaaattcaatgcaGATGAAAGTgatctattaattaaataacatgtaATGACAACTGCGTCTGCTCAAAAtcttttgcttaaacctaaatctACCATTATGCACCTAACTTTATTCATAATGGTTTTGTTCATTCTTTCAGCTAACCCATTCTATTGAGGTGTTTTAATATATGCCCTATCCCTAAGAATTTCTGCCtttttacaaaaatttgaaaagaatttATTACAGAATTCCAAACCATTAttagttcttaaaacttttttttttttattagtttgattttcaacaagTGTTTTCGAttctttaaaacaatcaaaggTTTGatctttatgttttaaaaaatacacctATACTCTCCTAGAgtaatcattaataaatgttACAAAATAATGAGAATTAGATAGAGAATTGGGGATCTGTGTAAATCCCCACAAATTAGAATGCATATAATCTAAAATAGTCTTAGTTCTTTGAGTAACAAAGACAAATCTAAGTCTATGTGACTTACCCAGGACATAATTttcatgtaaataaaaatttatcaatcttgtCAGGATTAATCAATTTCTATTTACAAAGCTCATGCAATCCAATAACACTTATGTGTTcaagtcttttatgccacaaaacagtttcatcatatttataagtaaaattcaTATAATCTGGCACAACAGAACACTTCAAAACATACAACTCTGTTTCAATTTCCtttcaaaatattactttaagaACAtcattttcagatttaaaagtATATCCATTTGAATCTAACAAACCTAAAGAGATTAAATTCCTCTTTGGTTTAGGCACCAATCtcacattttcaagaattttaatagaaccatcatgcattttaaatttgatactACCAATAGCAATAACATCACAAGACTCATAATTTCCCATTAATACTTTACCTTTATTCAAGTATTTAATATCAGTTAGCTAATCTTTTCTAGATGTCATGTGAAAAGTGCAAACTTGAATCCATAACCCATTTCTCACTTAACATTCTCTCAATTAGCATAAGAACCTTAGCACTCTCATACCCTTCTAGGAAATTTGCTATGTCTTGGATTTTagagttattattactattattatacattttctttttctttaggaaATTCTTCTTAAAATGACCCTCTTTGTGATGCTGCTGACAAGTTTTCTTACTCTTAGATTTAGATCTAGAGGTTTTCCTATTTTTCTGAATATTCCTCTTTTTAGTCCTACCTCTAACCTAAAACCCTTCATTGATTgtctttctttcaaatttaatttctaaatcttttgattttaaggcACCCAATACATCATCTAAAGGTAGAGACTCCCtactatattttattgtaacttTAACATCTTTAAAAGAATTGGATGAAGAGTTCAAAATGATTATTGCTTGGTTTTCATCAGATATCTTCTCTTCTATATTAGCCAAactaatgatgattttattgaaCTCATTAAGATTTTCATCAAAAGATTTAGCAAAATCTATTTTGAAACAAACAATTGTTCTTTTAGGTAGATTTTATTAGTCAAGGACTTAGTTATATACAATAACTCCAATTTCAACCAAATCTTTGtagttgtatttttattatcaacttGTCTTACGACATTATCAAATCAATGCAAGATAAGAAGACTATAGgtagtttctaaaattttagatttcacaTTAGGATCTATATTTTCAGGGAGAGCAGAATCACCACTAAGTGTTTTTTCACACTTTTAGTGAACTAAAACAAcatgcattttctttctccacatATTAAAATCACCTTTCTTATCAAACCTTTCAACATCTATTTTTGTTTGAGCCATTTTTATTATTCAAGTGTTTTTAATCCAATTCTTTACAAGTTGcaataaatagaaaaagaacaGAGCAAGCTAACTAGTATTTCTTTTAGCCACAGTGACAATATATCAAATAGATGAATAACACAGTCACAGTAGGTACACAGAAAGCAAATAGTAAGAGAATTGTTTATCAAATCACTCAAGCGACAGTAACAGAATACAATAAAAAGCAAGATAACCCAATCTTTAATCAAAAACactttaaacaaattattttaaataagattAGCAATATCTGACTCTAGAATGCTTTGATATCACTTGTTAACTGTATGTATTTATCAAGTTCGAATATTAATCAAGTTTCAAATTATTGATGGCCTAAGAAGCACATAAGAACAGTCTAATATCACAATGCACAAAgaatcaatataacaatataCTTGGTTTGAGTCCCAAGATTAGAATCCTATATCCAAGGCAGAGGAACCCTCTAGTAAAATCTATTATAAATTGAAAGAGTACACTTATAGAACCTGACTTGTTTCGACTCAACCAAACAAACCACAATAACACCTAAAACTGAGAACCATAGTAAGCATGATGTTGACTCGATGACGGGAAGGTGAAACTAAAAGAGAAACAAATGGATTTCTCTTAGGATTCAAAACCCTCACTCAGAAAATATATAAAGCCCGAGAGAACTCAAGACCAAAAACCTTATGTGACAcaaaccttgacgatttgatgaAAGACCCAATGTCCACGAAGATATTTTCCCAAGATTGAATCAATCTCGTCACTTATATAACCCTTGACTCAAATCGATATAGAACGAATGAATCTTGGAATCGTTAATAGTGAATGTCATAAGACGAATCTTGATAAGTTTAAAGAGTGATAATTCAATAGTAAGAGAACTATGCAAAATTCGGCCAAAGATCCATTCATcgtaaaaaaattaagttttatagtGCAAtgtcaacttaaccctaaaaacTACCGATGAActaatggacttccaaacttcccaaactaattacctaattaactacccaaacactaattaaattaataggaAGTATGTCAATTGGGTTCAATAAAGTCTAGCTCAGTCACAAACAAGAGCAAAATCATTAAAAcgaaaaatcctaaatttagtAAAATGAAAACAGTATAATACATACTGAAAATGCCTTTATTTGGCTTAGAAAATTAGGTGCAACTAACGAAGTAGGTTGTCATTATAGAGCTTGAAGCGAGCTTCATGTTGATATATCACAAGCCTCGTAACTCTTCTCAGATCAAAAGTTATAACCGTTCGAAGTCTATCTATGTGCCTTAAATTAGATTTCTCGGTAGActtgggcctgaatcaagttgacctcttTATTGGCTCCTTCCAATATTCAgtcgtccttgagtgagctggttttagtctctaagcccttTTGAGGCCTGTTGCACCTTCTTAGCTTTGCTCCTCGTGATTGGCCCAATCGAAATATGTAGTAAATCTCCTTGTTAGCTCAATGCTTTCATGATACCCCTATCATTATACGTTAAAAACTCATTAAAAACCAACACATGGTTTTTTTACCTATTAGGTAACAACCTGGCCGAGTAAAGGCTAAACAACACCTGGTtaataactaaagacaaaacTATGCCCTAACTTATTCTCCTAATTACAAGACTGTCATTCTAGTTTTAAGTCACAGATTTACATGAATGTTAGACTACATTACGCCTTGGCTTTCTACATGTAGTTGAAGCCACTGTATTTGCTTTCAAAAATCGAAAACCTAATATTAATCATAgaatgtaaattaaaaatacttGACAATTGGTTTTGCaagtttttcagtttttagCTAAAGTGGTGTTATCCAAGTCCTATTGAAACTCTTGGtgaaacaattttaattaaagtcaattaaaatttaatggtTTAGTCAATTATAACAcaaattattaacttaaatGAGACACAAACTAATTAGGGTAacattatatgcataaataataagtataaatttatatacaaataataatatgttattatataattgagtgttattttatcaatctttaattcaaaatcacctaatcacatgGTGACACGTTATCATTTGTGCACAAGTTTATGCttgttatttatgtacatagtttTGTTAAACTAATTATGCTTAGCCTGAATCTATTCCAATGATTCTTATGAATTTGAGCACAAGTTTAAA from Mangifera indica cultivar Alphonso chromosome 6, CATAS_Mindica_2.1, whole genome shotgun sequence encodes the following:
- the LOC123219555 gene encoding root phototropism protein 2-like, with amino-acid sequence MAMPTPLNNRLSIAKERIGQWDFSQEIPTDVLVVVGETNFSLHKSILVAKSNYIRKLILESKEADLRRINLSEIPGGVEMFEKVAKFCYGENFEITVHNVAALRCAAEYLEMTDKYCDNNLAGRTEDFLNQVALSSVSGAMVVLKSCEDLLPFAEDLQIVQRCIDVAAAKACYEANFPYRAPGNRWTEELPILDIEMFGRILTAMKKRGAKSVALCSAIITYAERSLRDLVRDHSAKLLDSVDSQLRIQQRDLLQSIVSLMPSEKAAFPINFLCCLLRSAIFLKASNSCKNELEKRISSILEHVNVDDLLVLSFTYDGEGLFDLESVRRIISSFVEKEKSMAVFSGGKFKDACSAAMHRVAKTVDVYLGEIATSSELSMSKFNGIANLVPKGSRKVEDNLYRAIDIYLKAHPNLDEIEREKVCGSMDPLKLSYEARVHASQNKRLPVQIVLHALYYDQLKLRSGADERSKPDAATARNQLQADVSLIKENEALRSELLQMKLYITDMQKSQGTSSSNSKAGQRKNTFFSSMSKTLGKLNPFKHGSKDTSNIEDNSGVDITKPRKRRFSIS